Sequence from the Microbacterium dextranolyticum genome:
GATCACCCAGTTGAGCTCGCGCGGCTTGCGGAACGCGCCCGTGAAGAACACGCGGAGCATGTGCACGCCGATGCCGGCGACGAACACGAGCGCAGCCCAGTGGTGGATCTGACGCACGAGGAGGCCGCCGCGGATGTCGAACGACAGGCGCAGGGCGGAATCCATCGCGGCGGACATCTCCACGCCGCGCAGGGGCAGGTAGGCGCCGTTGTAATGCGTCTCGACCATGGAGGCCTGGAAGAAGAACGTCAGGAACGTGCCCGACAGCAGCACGGCGACGAAGCTCCACAGGGCGATCTCACCCAGCATGAACGACCAGTGGTCGGGGAAGATCTTGCGCCCGAGCTCCCGCACGAGGCCGGAGATGCTCGTGCGCTCGTCGAGGTAGTTCGCCGCGCCGGCGACGAAACGTCCGCCGAGGGGCTTCTCTGCGTCCGCCTTGGTGGCGGGTGTCTCAGTGACGGTCGCGGTGCTCAATGACGCTCCCAGAAGCTCGGGCCGACGGGTTCATGGAAGTCGCTCTGCGCGACCAGGTAGCCTTCTGCGTCCACCGTGATCGGCAGCTGCGGCAGCGGGCGGGCGGCGGGGCCGAAGATGACCTCCGCCGAGCGCGACACGTCGAACTGCGACTGGTGGCAGGGGCACAGCAGGTGGTGCGTCTGCTGCTCGTACAGTGCCACGGGGCATCCGACGTGGGTGCAGACCTTCGAGTACGCGACGATGCCGTCGTACGACCACTCGAGCTTGTTGTGCTCGGCGGGCAGCTGCTCGGGGAGCAGGCGCATCAGCAGCACGATGGCCTTCGCCTTCTCCTCGAGGTAGCCGTCGTGGTGGCTGACGTCGGCGAGCGACGCCGGGATGACGTGCACGGCCGAGCCGAGGGTCAGGTCTGCGGCCCGGATGGGCTCACCGGACGGGTCGTGGGCGAGGCGCTCGCCCTTCTTCCACATGGTGTGGCTGAGGAGGGCCACCGGGTCGCCGGCGATCGGGTTCTCGGGGGAGCTCTCCGGGGCGAGGCCGCGGAAGAGCGTGATGCCGGGAAGGATGGATGCCACGAGCGCGGCGATGAGCGAACCACGGATGGCGGTGCGGCGTCCGAAGCCGGACTCGTCATTCGCGGCCCGGAAGACCTCGACGGCGCCCTCGCGGGTCGTGTCACGACCGCGGGTCGCATGACGCGGCTCGATGAACTCCTTGTCGCTCATCACGGCCTTCGACCAGTGGATCGCGCCGATGCCCAGGGCGAACAGGGCGAGGGCGATACCGAGGCCGACGAACAGGTTGTTGTGCCGGATGTCGATGAGCGAGCCGCTCTCGATCGGGAACAGCATGTAAGCGGCGATCGCCCAGATGCTCCCGGCCAGCGAGAGGTAGAAGAGGGTGTAGACCGTGCGGACCGCGCGCTTCATGGCGGCGGGGTCCTTGTCGGTGATGCGCTCCCGGTGCGGCGGCAGGCCGGGGTTCTGCACGGGGTCGGGGACGGCGACGGCGAGCCCGGGAGAGGGCTTCCATGATGCCCTCTCGTGCTCGAGAGCGTCTTCCTCGTGTGCCATGGTTGTTCCGTTCGCTACGTCAGTGCCGTCGTTGTCCACAAATGCCCGATCAGTTCGACTTCGCCGTGATCCACACGGTGAGGCCGATCAGGCTGCCGATGCCGAAGATCCAGATGAACAGACCTTCGGACACGGGGCCGAGAGATCCGAGCGAGAGTCCGCCGGGGGAGTCGTTCTGCTGCAGGAACAGCAGCGCCGAGATGATGTCGCGCTTCTCGTCCTGCGTGAGTGTCATGTCGTTGAAGACGGGCATGTTCTGCGGGCCGGTGGCCATCGCCGCGTACATGTGCAGGGCGCTCGTGCTGGTCAGAGCCGGAGCGTACTTGCCCTCGGTGAGCGCGCCGCCGGCGCCGGCGACGTTGTGGCACATGGCGCAGTTGATGCGGAACAGCTCGGCTCCGTTGGCGACGTCGCCCTTGCCGTCGAGCACGCTCTTGCTCGGGAAGGCGGGGCCGGGGGAGGTCGACTGCACCCAGGACGAGATCGCGAGGATCTGGTCCTCGGTGAACTGCACGGGCTTCTGCGGCGCCTGGGGGCCCTGCATCTGCAGGGGCATGCGACCGGTCGACACCTGGAACTCGACGGCGACCTCGCCGACGCCGTACAGCGACGGGCCGTCGGCCGTTCCTTCGAGGTTCAGACCGTGACAGGTGGCGCAGTTGGCCTGGAACAGCTTCTTGCCGTCCTCGGCCGTGAGCGCGGTGGTCGCCGTCGTGGGTTCGGTGGCGGCCATCGCGGTCGAGGCGCCGGCGTAGACGCCACCGGTGACGAGGAGTCCGATGCCGATGAGGGCGGCGGCAGCCCAACGGCTGCGGCGGCCGGTCTTCTGACGCGGGGTCTTCGAGGACATAGAGGGAGTCAGCTCCGCTTCTTACTTGACGACGTAGATGACGAAGAACAGGACGATCCAGACGACGTCCACGAAGTGCCAGTAGTACGACACGACGATGGCGGAGGTCATCTCCTTGCGTCCGAAGTTCTTCACGGCGAAGGCGCGACCGATCACCAGGAGGAACGCGATGAGGCCACCCGTGACGTGGATGGCGTGGAAGCCCGTGGTGATGTAGAACGCGGACGCGTACGAGTTCGCGCTGATCGGCATGCCCTCGGCGATGAGGGTCGCGTACTCCCACACCTGGCCCGAGACGAACACCGCTCCCATGAGGAAGGTGAGGAAGAACCACTCGACCATGCCCCACTGCCGGAACTGCCAGAACGATCCCTTGCGGTACGGCTGGAAGCGCTCGGCGGCGAAGACGCCGGCCTGGGCGGTGAACGACGAGAGCACCAGGATGACGGTGTTGACGGCTGCGAACGGAACGTTCAGATCCTTGGTCGCCTCGGCCCACAGATCGGGCGAAGAGTTGCGCAGCGTGAAGTAGATCGCGAACAGGCCAGCGAAGAACATGACCTCGCTGCCCAGCCACACGATGGTGCCCACAGCCACCGGATCCGGGCGCTTCACGGATCGCAAGGCTTGGGAATAGGTCGCTGGAGTCGTCGTCACGCTCCCCATTATGGCGGATTCGGCGTCCAGTTTTCGCATCCCTGAAGGTGTCATCGAACAGGACCGGACTTTCGGAGGCATGCGTGCGCGCTCTGAACCGCCCGCGAGTGTCCTGTCAGTCTGCCGATAGGATCGGCTCTCGTGGCGGACCTCTACTCATGGCCGGAGATTCTGACGGCTGTCCTCGATCGTCGTGACCTCAGCGTGTCGGAATCCACCTGGGCGATGCGGCAGGTGATGGCGGGCGCAGCGACGCCGGCGCAGCTGGGCGGATTCCTGTTGGCGCTGCGGGCCAAAGGCGAGACCGTGGACGAGATCGTCGGCTTCCGCGACGCGATCCTCGAAGCGGCTCTGCCTCTCCCCGTCCCTGCGGAGGTGCTCGACATCGTGGGCACCGGCGGCGATCGCTTCGGCACCGTCAACATCTCGACGATGTCCGCCGTCGTGGCGGCGGCCACCGGCATCCCGGTGGTCAAGCACGGCAACCGTGCGGCGAGTTCCGCCTCGGGTTCCTCCGACGTGCTGAGCGCGCTCGGCATCGACCTCACCCTTCCTCCGGAGCGTGTCTCGGAGGTGCTCGGCGAAGTCGGGATCACCTTCGCGTTCGCCTCCGCCTTCCACCCCGGCTTCCGTCACGCGGGACCGGCGCGCACCGAGCTGGGCGTTCCGACGGTCTTCAACTTCCTCGGCCCGCTCTGCAACCCCGCCCGCGCGGAAGCGAACGCGGTCGGCGTCGCGAACCTCGACCGCGTGCCGCTGATCACCGGCGTCTTCCAGACGCGCGGAGCGACCGCGCTCGTCTTCCGCGGCGACGACGGGCTCGACGAATTGACCACGACCGGTCACAGCCGTCTCTGGGAGATCAGCCGCGGAGACGTCCACGAGCACGATCTCGACCCCCGCGACCTCGGCATCCCGCTCGCCGACATCGACGACCTGCTCGGCGGCGACGCGGCGCACAACGCGGCGATCGTCCGGCGGGTCTTCGACGCCGAGCCGGGCCCTGTGCGCGACATCGTGCTGTTGAATGCCGCGGCGGGGATCGTCTCGTACGAGCTGTTCCGCGACGCCGCCCAGGTGCAGCGACCGATCGTCGAGCGTCTCGCCGACGCGGTGCAGCGCGCAGGCACGGCGATCGACGACGGCGCCGCAGCGGGAGTGCTCGATCGGTGGGTGGAGGCGACGCAGCGCCCGTCGGTGTGATCCGGCGAGGATTATTCTGCTGAATGGGTTTTCCCCGGCGAACGACTCTGTTCGACTCTCGGCCTCGCCGTTACGGTGAAGGAAGCAGACACGCACCACACCCCGATCGTCTGCACGACTGAGAGGACATCCCCCCATGTCAGAACACACCGCCGCCACGGTCGACACGATCGAGCCCCCGCAGAAGAAGGTCGGATTCGTCAAGGTCGCCGGAATCCTCGGCATCCTCGGCGGCATCGCCCTGATCGTCGTCGGGGTCGTCGTGTGGGTCGCCGTGTCGACGCAGCTGCGCGCGGAGAACATCACCGTTCCCGATGACGCGATCGCCTTCCAGGGGCAGACCGTCGACGGGCCGTTCACGGCCTACGTGCAGGCCGACATCATCCAGCACCACGCGATGAAGGCATCCGGCGGCAAGACCTATGCCGAACTCGACAAGGACGACCCGGTGCGTGCCACGGTGATGAACGCGTCGTTCCTGCGCGCCTCGCTGTTCACCTCGGTGGTCTCCTACGGCGTCGCCACGTTCGCGATCGGCGTCGGCATCCTGTCCATCCTCTTCGGCACGGCCCTCGCCCGGCTGGCCGCGGTTCCGGTCATCGTCCGTCGCTCGAGCGTCACGAGGTCCTGACGCCGCTGCTGCTCCACGCACCGAACGGGCTCGCGCGCGATGCGGGCCCGTTCGGTGTGTCATAGGCCCTCGCACGAGACGGGGCGGTTCGCGTGACGCCCTGCGGTCTGACCGAGCGAGAGGGCGCGGACGTCAGCGCGCGGCGGCGGACGCCACCGCGGCGACGGCGCGATCCAGTGACGCCCCCAGACCCCAGGTCGTGGCGAGAGCATCGACAGCCCCGGCATCCGGAATGCGCAGCCGGGCATCGACGGGGGGAAGATCGAGCGTGCGGACCACCTCGACCACCCGGGGAGCGACCGCGAGGTAGTCCGCGGCGGCGAGGATCTTCGCGCGGACCCCGGCGGTCATGCCGGAGCCGGACTGGGCGGTCGAGCGGATGCCCGCGAGGTCGCCGTGAGCGGCGAGCAGCGCGGCGGCGGTCTTCTCGCCGACGCCCGCGACCCCCGGCAGCCCATCGGAGGCATCGCCCCGGAGAACGGCGAAATCGGCGTACTGGCTCGGAAGCACCCGGTACTTCGCGGTGACAGCGGCATCGTCGAGCACCTCGAGGTTGCTCATGCCGCGCCCGGTGTAGATCACGCGGATGCCGCGGGCATCGTCGACGAGCTGGAACAGATCTCGGTCGCCGGTGACGACGTCGACGGCCAGCGAGGACTGCGACGCGAGACTGGCGATGACATCGTCGGCCTCGTGCTCCGCGGCGCCGACGACCGGGATCCCGAGTGCGCCCAGTGCCTCGCGGATGATCGGGACCTGTGCGTCCAGTGCGTCGGGAACCTCTTCGACGTCGGGACCGGTCGGTACCGTCTCGACGACGCGGTGCGCTTTGTAGCTCGGGATCAGATCGACGCGCCACTGCGGGCGCCAGTTGTCGTCCCAGCAGGCGACGAGATGCGTCGGCTCGTACGCCGACACCAGCTTCGCGATCATGTCGAGCAGCCCACGCACCGCGTTCACCGGCCGTCCGTCGGGTGAACGCACCGTGTCGGGGACGCCGTAGAACGCCCGGAAGTACAGGCTCGCGGTGTCGAGCAGCATGAGACGATCGGTCACGGCATCATCCTGGCATGCGACGCGCTCAGCACCCCGGGCCGCGGGGGCTCTCGAGGCACGTCTTGTCCACCAGAGCGGTGCGCACCTCGAAGACCTGGATGCTCATGGCGCCGGTCGGGATCTCGAGCACGCCCGGGACCGCCACCCATCCGCCGCCGAAGTTCACGGCGGCGCCGTACCGCACGGTCGCCGACGCGGTGTAGGTGCCGCGGGCGCCGTACGCGTGGCTGGTAGGCGTCGCGCTGAACTGCGCGAGTCCGAGTGCGGTCCACGTGCTGCCGCCGTCGCCTGCGGACCTGCTGGATCCGTCGCCGTACGTGAAGACGACGGACAGCGGGGCGAAACGCACCGTGACCGGTCGGTCGAAGAGCGTTCCGGTCTGCTCGTGCGGACGGGCGTCGACGACGAAGTTCATCGGCATGCCGACGATTCCGACGCCGTCCGGTTCGTCGAGCAGCGGCACGGATGCCGGTGCGAACGACGCCAGGTCGCTCAACGTCGGCTGGCGCTGGACCTCGACCGTGTAGACGATGCCGTTCCGACACAGCGGATCGACCACCCGGTCACAGGGAGCCACCGACGGGCCCTTCGGAGGTGCGGTGTTCGCGGACTCGTCCCCGTCCGAGCCGGAGTGGTCCGCCCCGCCGCCGCCTCCGCCTCCGCCGCGGGTGCCCCCGATTTCGACCGTTGACCCGGTGTTGGTGATCGAGCAGAGCCCCGCAGCAATCTCTGCAGTTGTGCATTGATTGTCCGCGGGCAATGCCGAGAGAACTGCGCTGAGCAGAAGTTCGGTCAGCATTGGCTGATGCTCGCTGAGGTGCTCGAAATGTAGGCGCCTTCGTTGGACCAGACGACGATGATCGTTGCAGTCATTTGGGCGCTGCGATCGGTCGGTGTTACATCGACGCCTTCACTGTTCATGACTCGAGTGCCAGTCACGTCGAGGCAAGCCTCGATCTTTGCCTTGGTGGAGGAAGCTTCAAGTTGGCGAATCGACGCGATTAGGACGTCGCCTGTCAACTTGACGCCAGCATCGGAAAACTTCCGTTCGCTCGCCATCTCGGCGTTTAGTGCCTCGCCCGTCAAGAAGTCGGTGGGTCTTGGAGTCGATGTCGGGTCTTTCCGTGATGCGTTGTCGGCATTGACGTACGCACGATAAGTGCTCTCGGCGGCGGCGAAGGCCTCTTCGTCCGAGGCGAAGCCCGTGGGTGTGGGCGTCGGGGCGGGTGCGGGTGTGCACGCGGTGACGACCGTGAGCGCGAGCAGCAGCCCCGCTCCCGTCTGGAGCCCTCGCCGCCACCGTCGTGCCATGTGCCTACGCTAGCCAGCGACGCCGGTCGCGCGTGTGCTTATCCACAGGCGCGTATCCTCGTCGGCATGTCGTTCGGAGCAGCCGCGGATCGCGGACGCACGCTCGCTGCCTCCGCGCCGTGCCCGTGCGGCGGGGGCGAGTACGGCTCGTGCTGCGGTCCTGTTCTCGCCGGAGGTCCGGCCGCCAGCCCCGAGGCACTCATGCGGTCCCGGTTCACGGCGTTCGCCCTGGGCGATGTCGGGCACCTGCGCGCCTCGTGGCATCCGGCGACGGTGCCGGACGCCCTCGACCTCGACGACGCCGTCCGCTGGGAGCGGCTGGAGATCCTTCGCGCCGACGGCGGCCGAAACGCCGACCGGCGCGGCACGGTCGAGTTCCGAGCGCACTGGCGCGACGTCCGCACGGGTGAGCGCGGCGTGCTGAGCGAGATCAGCCGATTCCGGCGCGCGGGGGAGTCGTGGCTGTATCTGGATGGTGCGATCGAGCCGACGGGGCGCGCATGACCTCCGTTCGCCGGCGTTCGGCGGGCACGCCGCCTGCGGGATCGGAGTCGCTCGTCACGGTGCTCGTCGCCCTCGGCGCGAACCTGGTCATCGCGGTCGCGAAGACCGTCGCCGCGATGCTGACGGGCGCGGCGTCGATGGTCGCCGAGGCGGCGCACTCGTGGGCCGACACCGGCAACGAGGTGTTCCTGCTCATCGCCGCGCGCCGGAGCGTGCATCCCATCGACGCTCGCCACCCGGGTGGCTACGGGCGCGCCGCCTACGTCTGGTCGCTGTTCGCGGCGTTCGGTCTGTTCGTGGTCGGCGCGGGCGTATCGATCACCCACGGTGTGCAGGAGCTGCTCCACCCCGAGCCGGCCGGGCTGTTCGGCGTGTCTTATGCAGTACTCGCCATCGCCTTCGTGCTCGAGGGCACGTCGTTCTTGCAGGCGACCCGGCAGTCCCGTCGCGAGGCCGTCGCATCGCACCGCGATCTGCTCGACCACGTCATGAGCACATCCGACCCGACCGTGCGCGCGGTGTTCTTCGAGGATGCCGCGGCGCTCATCGGTCTCGTCATCGCGTTCACCGGCATCCTTCTGCACCAGCTCACCGGCTCGAGCACCCCCGACGCGGTGGGCTCGATCCTGGTCGGACTTCTACTGGCGGTCGTCGCCGTCGTGCTCATCCGCCAGAACGTGCGGTTCCTGGTCGGGATGACCGTCGACCCGGACGTGCGCCGCGCCGCCGTCGAGCGGCTGCTGGCCTACTCCGCGGTCGCACAGGTCACCTACCTGCACCTCGAGTACGTCGGTCCCCGTCGAGTGTTCCTCGTGGCCGCGGTGGACCTCGCCGGCGACATGGCCGAGCACGAGGTCGCCGCCGAGCTCAACCGCATCGAAGACGAGCTGCAGAGCGGTCCGCGTGTCGCGTGGGCCGTCCTCACCCTGTCGAGACCGGGAGCCCCCGCGCTCGACCCGCGTGACCCCGCCGATCCGCTGCGGGGGTGAGTCCGGGGAGGGATCTGCTGCCGTGCTTGCGGTTCTGATAGCATGAAATGTCACGCGCATGGATGTTTCGTCGTGCGCGCGTGGCATCGCAACACAATCCAACCGCCGCAGTTCTGCCTCATGGCATCCGCCCGCCCACGTGGACGGGCGCGGCCCGACATCCCAACCATCCAAGGACAACCCACTACATGACTACCGCAACGACCGTCCCGGCCACCAAGCAGGTCGCCATCAACGACATCGGATCTGCTGAGGACTTCCTGGCCGCGGTCGAGAAGACCCTCAAGTTCTTCAACGACGGAGACCTCATCGAAGGCACCGTCGTGAAGATCGACCGCGACGAGGTCCTCCTCGACGTCGGCTACAAGACCGAGGGCGTCATCCCCTCGCGCGAGCTCTCCATCAAGCACGACGTCGACCCGAACGAGGTCGTCAAGGTCGGTGACGAGGTCGAGGCCCTCGTCCTCCAGAAGGAGGACAAGGAAGGCCGTCTGATCCTCTCCAAGAAGCGTGCGCAGTACGAGCGCGCCTGGGGCGACGTGGAGCGCATCAAGGAGAACGACGGCGTCGTCACCGGTTCGGTCATCGAGGTCGTCAAGGGTGGTCTCATCGTCGACATCGGCCTGCGCGGGTTCCTCCCCGCGTCGCTCATCGAGCTGCGCCGTGTCCGCGACCTCACGCCGTACCTCGGCCAGGAGATCGAGGCGAAGATCCTCGAGCTCGACAAGAACCGCAACAACGTCGTGCTCTCGCGCCGCGCCCTGCTCGAGCAGACGCAGTCCGAGTCGCGCACCACGTTCCTCAACAACCTGCACAAGGGTCAGGTCCGCAAGGGTGTCGTCTCGTCGATCGTCAACTTCGGTGCGTTCGTCGACCTCGGCGGCGTCGACGGTCTGGTGCACGTCTCCGAGCTGTCCTGGAAGCACATCGAGCACGCCTCCGAGGTCGTCGAGGTGGGCCAGGAGGTCACCGTCGAGATCCTCGAGGTCGACCTCGACCGCGAGCGCGTCTCGCTGTCGCTGAAGGCGACGCAGGAGGACCCGTGGCAGGTCTTCGCCCGCACGCACGCGATCGGTCAGGTCGCGCCGGGCAAGGTCACCAAGCTCGTTCCGTTCGGTGCGTTCGTTCGCGTCGCCGACGGCATCGAGGGCCTCGTGCACATCTCCGAGCTCTCCGGCAAGCACGTCGAGCTCGCCGAGCAGGTCGTGTCGGTCGGCGAAGAGGTCTTCGTCAAGATCATCGACATCGACCTCGAGCGTCGCCGCATCTCGCTCTCGCTCAAGCAGGCCAACGAGTCGGTCGACCCCAACGGCACCGAGTTCGACCCGGCCCTGTACGGCATGGCGACCGAGTACGACGAGAACGGCGAGTACAAGTACCCCGAGGGCTTCGACCCCGAGTCGGGTGCCTGGCTCGAGGGCTTCGACGCTCAGCGCGAGAAGTGGGAGCAGGACTACGCCGCTGCCCAGGCTCGTTGGGAGGCGCACAAGGTCGCCGTCGCCAAGGCTCTCGAGGCCGAGGCGAACGCGCCGACCGAGACGTCCACCGCGTCGTCCTCGTTCTCCTCGGACAGCAACGGCGGCGGTACCCTCGCCGACGACGAGGCTCTCGCGGCGCTCCGCGAGAAGCTCTCGGGTCGCTGATCCGCACCCGTTCGCTCGAACGAATCCACGACAGGGCCGCCGGCCGGGACATCCCGACCGGCGGCCCTGTCGCATGCCGGAGCACCGACGATCACGATCCGCGAATGCCGAGGTAACCTCGTGCGCATGGCGATCCCTCCGCGCGCGACATCAGGCGGCGGCGGCGATGTGCGTGAACGGATCGTCGCCAGCAACCAGCTGTTCCTGTGCGCGGTCGTCGGGATCCTGTTCCTCGTCGGCGTCGCCACCGGCGGCCTGCCCGACGCCGCGACGTACGGATGGGGCATGCTGCTCATCGTCGCCGGCGGTGTCGCGGCGCTGAGCGTTCCCTGGTCACGTGTGGCCCTCGGGTGGTCGGCTGTGATCCCGACGATCGACGTCGTCGCCATCGCGCTCCTGCGGGCATCCGATCCGTCGGCGGGATTCCCGCTGCTATGGGCCTTTCCCGCGATCTGGCTCTCGTCGATCGGGCGGATCGGCCTCGTCGTCTCCTGCGTCGGCCTGCCCGGCCTGTACTGGAGCATGCTCGCGGCGGGGTCGACACCGCGCGGCACGTACTCGGTCTTGCTGCTTCCTCTTCTCCTCGTCGCGATCAGCGCGGCGAGCTACACCGTGGCGCGGCGGCACGAATCGCAGCGTCGACTCCTCGATCGCCAGACCGAGAGGTTCGCGGCCGCTCACCGCGAGGCACTACGACAGGAGCAACTCGTCACCGAGGTGCTCGACGTCGTCGATTTCGGGGTGATCCGACTGTCCGACAGCGGCGAGATCATTCTCGAGAACGACGCCCTCACGCGCTTCGGAGACATCCCGGGATTCTGCGGGCGCACGGACGACGGCGAACTGCTCGACGCGCGCCTGGTACCCGTGCCCGCCGACCGGCATCCGCTCGCGCGGGTACGTGCCGGCGAGTCGTTCGCCGACGTCGTCGCCTGGTTCCATCGCCCCGACGGCCGGCGCACCGCGATGAGCTTCACGGGCCGTCAGCTCTCCGATCACCACGGGGCTCCTGCCGGCGCGGTTCTGATCGCGCGGGACGTGACCGTCGAGCACGATGCGCAGCAGGCGCGCGACGACCTCGTCGCCTCGATCTCGCACGAGCTGCGCACACCGCTCACCTCGATCCTCGGTTATCTCGACCTCGCGCTGGAGGGAGGCGGCCTCTCCGACGAGGCGCGGCGCCAGATCGACACGTCGTATCGGAACAGCGAACGCCTTCTCGGCATCGTCACGGACATCCTCGCGGCGTCGTCCCGATCGAGCGCGTCGGTCGACACGCGGCTGCGTCCGCGCGCGGTCGACGTCGTCGAGGTCGCGCGATCGGCCGTATCGGGTCTCACCCCGGTGGCGCAGGAGCGCTTCGTCTCGATCGGTGTGGTGCGATCCGGCTTCGCGGTCGCGTACGCCGACCCAGCGCGGCTGCGTCAAGTGCTCGACAATCTGATCGCGAACGCGATCAAGTTCAACCGCGACGGCGGCACCGTGACGGTGCGGACGTCCACCGACGGCGTCCACACGGTCGTCGAGGTCGCCGACACGGGTGTCGGCATGACGCCCGGCGCGGCGGCCCGCGTGTTCGACCGCTTCTTCCGCGCGGCGCCGGAGATCGCCGGCAACGGTCTCGGGCTGTCGATCACGCGCGACCTCGTGAACGCGCACGGCGGGACGATCGCCGTCGCCTCGGTCGCGGGCGAGGGAACCACGTTCACCGTCACCCTCCCGGCGACCGAGGCGGTTCAGCGTCGCGAGCTCGAGGAACGAGCACAGGCAGAGCTGTCATGACCCTCGATCTTTTCAGCGTGACGGTGATGACCGCCGTCGTCGCCTCGGTGGCCGGTGTCACCGTCATCGTCGACACACTGCTGCGACGCGACACCGGACCCGGACGGCTGTGGGCGGTCGCGTTCTTCTGCGGACTCACGACGACCTTCGCCTACCTGGCGTGGTCCTCGGGTGTCGGGGGCGCCGTCGCCGTCGCCGTCGGGAACACCCTGTTCGTCGGGGTCCCGGGTTTCATGCTGCTCGGCTGCCGACAGTTCAACGACCGCCCCATCCGCCCTGCCGCGATCCTGTTCGCCGCGCTCGAGATCGGTGCGTTCTCGGCGGCACTCATCGAATACCCGACCCGCGGCAGTTGGGGCGGGTGGTGGATGATGGCGCTCGCGCACGTGATCCTCTTCGGCGCCGGAGCCGTTGAATCGTTGCGCAACCCCATGCGGGGACTTCGCAGCGCATGGGCGCTGTCGACGGTGCTCGGGGTCGCGAGCGCCTTCTACGGCGTGCGCCTGGTCGTCCTGATCGTGTCGGGGCAGGACAGCGAGGTCTTCACGCGCTGGTTCGGTTCGATCACGGCGAACATCGTGACCGTGGTCCTCACCGTGGTCGCCGCCGTCGTCACCTCGGTGCTGCGCTCGCACCGGACCGCACTGCAGCGATACGAATGGCTGACCTCCGACGGCGTGGCATCGGACGGAGTGATGCTGACGCGGACGTTCCGCGGCGCGCTCGACGACATCGTGGAGCGGGCGTCCTGGCGACGCGAAGGCGTGGCGATCATCGTGCTGCGCTCCGACGGCGTGGACGAGCTCGTCGGCGCGTTCGGCGGCGAGGTCGTCGAGGCCATCGCCGGCGCCTACCGCCTCGCCGCCCGCCGGTTCGCGCCCGCCGCAGCTCTGGTCGGCGAGGACGGCGACGCGCAACT
This genomic interval carries:
- a CDS encoding diguanylate cyclase, whose product is MTLDLFSVTVMTAVVASVAGVTVIVDTLLRRDTGPGRLWAVAFFCGLTTTFAYLAWSSGVGGAVAVAVGNTLFVGVPGFMLLGCRQFNDRPIRPAAILFAALEIGAFSAALIEYPTRGSWGGWWMMALAHVILFGAGAVESLRNPMRGLRSAWALSTVLGVASAFYGVRLVVLIVSGQDSEVFTRWFGSITANIVTVVLTVVAAVVTSVLRSHRTALQRYEWLTSDGVASDGVMLTRTFRGALDDIVERASWRREGVAIIVLRSDGVDELVGAFGGEVVEAIAGAYRLAARRFAPAAALVGEDGDAQLVICTLAETTADARRIGGALYRGVLDELAEVPQGRLAAIGIGVALSGIVGHDPDVLLRTARDAAHRASQTAEASVIVASAPAAADGGSGTVASF
- a CDS encoding sensor histidine kinase; translated protein: MAIPPRATSGGGGDVRERIVASNQLFLCAVVGILFLVGVATGGLPDAATYGWGMLLIVAGGVAALSVPWSRVALGWSAVIPTIDVVAIALLRASDPSAGFPLLWAFPAIWLSSIGRIGLVVSCVGLPGLYWSMLAAGSTPRGTYSVLLLPLLLVAISAASYTVARRHESQRRLLDRQTERFAAAHREALRQEQLVTEVLDVVDFGVIRLSDSGEIILENDALTRFGDIPGFCGRTDDGELLDARLVPVPADRHPLARVRAGESFADVVAWFHRPDGRRTAMSFTGRQLSDHHGAPAGAVLIARDVTVEHDAQQARDDLVASISHELRTPLTSILGYLDLALEGGGLSDEARRQIDTSYRNSERLLGIVTDILAASSRSSASVDTRLRPRAVDVVEVARSAVSGLTPVAQERFVSIGVVRSGFAVAYADPARLRQVLDNLIANAIKFNRDGGTVTVRTSTDGVHTVVEVADTGVGMTPGAAARVFDRFFRAAPEIAGNGLGLSITRDLVNAHGGTIAVASVAGEGTTFTVTLPATEAVQRRELEERAQAELS
- the rpsA gene encoding 30S ribosomal protein S1 is translated as MTTATTVPATKQVAINDIGSAEDFLAAVEKTLKFFNDGDLIEGTVVKIDRDEVLLDVGYKTEGVIPSRELSIKHDVDPNEVVKVGDEVEALVLQKEDKEGRLILSKKRAQYERAWGDVERIKENDGVVTGSVIEVVKGGLIVDIGLRGFLPASLIELRRVRDLTPYLGQEIEAKILELDKNRNNVVLSRRALLEQTQSESRTTFLNNLHKGQVRKGVVSSIVNFGAFVDLGGVDGLVHVSELSWKHIEHASEVVEVGQEVTVEILEVDLDRERVSLSLKATQEDPWQVFARTHAIGQVAPGKVTKLVPFGAFVRVADGIEGLVHISELSGKHVELAEQVVSVGEEVFVKIIDIDLERRRISLSLKQANESVDPNGTEFDPALYGMATEYDENGEYKYPEGFDPESGAWLEGFDAQREKWEQDYAAAQARWEAHKVAVAKALEAEANAPTETSTASSSFSSDSNGGGTLADDEALAALREKLSGR